One window of the Paenibacillus beijingensis genome contains the following:
- a CDS encoding TVP38/TMEM64 family protein, producing the protein MSLIQEWISKLKGMNLQDLQQTLESYSAFGPLPGILLPFAEAFLPFLPLFVFIAANANIYGLWLGFLFSWIGASAGAITVFWLARKLGGSLGTRLQKRFPRAKGFFKWIERRGFTPIFLLACFPFSPSVLVNIASGLSTLPFRTFVIAVLLGKAVMIFSLSLLSFNIGSLAPWRIAVTGAVVLLMWYGGKRLEARYQLK; encoded by the coding sequence ATGAGTTTAATTCAGGAATGGATATCGAAATTGAAAGGTATGAATTTGCAGGATCTGCAGCAAACGCTGGAAAGCTATTCGGCTTTCGGTCCGCTTCCCGGAATTTTGCTTCCTTTTGCCGAGGCGTTTCTTCCGTTTTTGCCGCTGTTTGTATTCATCGCCGCCAACGCCAACATTTACGGCCTCTGGCTCGGATTTCTGTTCTCATGGATCGGAGCTTCCGCGGGAGCGATTACGGTGTTTTGGCTGGCGCGCAAGCTCGGCGGCAGCTTAGGCACACGTCTGCAAAAACGGTTTCCGCGCGCGAAAGGTTTTTTCAAATGGATTGAACGGCGGGGGTTCACGCCGATTTTTCTGCTGGCCTGCTTCCCGTTTTCGCCGTCGGTGCTCGTTAATATCGCCTCCGGGCTGAGCACGCTGCCGTTTCGCACGTTTGTGATCGCCGTTTTACTCGGAAAGGCGGTCATGATTTTTTCGCTGTCGCTGCTGAGCTTTAATATCGGCAGCCTTGCCCCATGGCGCATTGCCGTCACCGGGGCCGTCGTGCTGCTCATGTGGTACGGGGGTAAGCGGCTGGAAGCGCGTTACCAGCTGAAGTGA
- a CDS encoding FUSC family protein, whose product MTIGARVLKTGMAVALAIYLSELFHFVPTVAAVASIFAIQPSVQRSWQQMTDQVQANVIGAGMALLALRVFGHTPIAVGLVCIAMILINIRLKMESTIGLTLVTVVVVMETSTSDIMSALPRILMVLIGMGSAFAVNVLIFPPRPRRQFHSVAYDAYHQLSVLLRTAISDEMKESVYNAEKEKLHGMLRKLEDRYDMLAEERSIRPSTKIMRARKLLMAKQMIKSLQKGADLLDVVEEHYFASPGADKWARSFDSQIEELTKYHEQILLKMDGKMKPHVTIEPEEGQEKRLADQLTDYLRNNPDERMRLVFVASGLFEYGFHLRRLERVVEQVLNRTESAAKKAQ is encoded by the coding sequence ATGACGATTGGCGCCCGGGTGCTTAAGACCGGAATGGCCGTCGCCTTGGCGATCTATTTAAGCGAACTGTTTCATTTTGTACCTACGGTAGCGGCTGTCGCTTCCATATTTGCGATCCAACCGAGCGTGCAGCGTTCCTGGCAGCAGATGACCGATCAGGTTCAAGCCAACGTAATCGGTGCCGGGATGGCGCTGCTTGCTTTGCGGGTATTCGGACATACGCCGATTGCGGTCGGTCTTGTATGCATTGCCATGATTCTCATTAACATCCGGCTCAAAATGGAAAGTACAATCGGGCTGACGCTCGTTACCGTCGTCGTCGTCATGGAAACGAGCACATCCGACATTATGTCCGCGCTGCCTCGCATCTTGATGGTACTGATCGGAATGGGATCCGCTTTTGCCGTCAACGTCCTTATTTTTCCGCCGCGCCCGCGCAGGCAGTTTCATTCGGTCGCTTACGATGCGTACCATCAGCTGTCGGTCTTGCTGCGCACCGCGATCTCCGACGAGATGAAGGAGAGCGTCTACAATGCCGAAAAAGAAAAGCTGCACGGCATGCTCCGCAAACTGGAGGACCGCTACGACATGCTTGCCGAGGAGCGCTCCATCCGCCCCAGCACAAAAATCATGCGGGCCAGAAAGCTGCTGATGGCCAAACAGATGATTAAAAGTTTGCAAAAAGGGGCGGATTTGCTCGACGTGGTCGAGGAGCATTACTTTGCTTCGCCGGGTGCGGACAAGTGGGCCCGCAGCTTCGACAGCCAGATTGAAGAGCTGACCAAATACCACGAGCAAATTTTGCTTAAGATGGACGGCAAAATGAAGCCGCATGTGACGATTGAGCCGGAAGAGGGCCAGGAAAAGAGGCTGGCCGATCAGCTGACCGACTATTTGCGCAATAATCCCGACGAGCGGATGCGGCTCGTGTTCGTCGCCTCGGGCCTGTTCGAATACGGCTTCCATCTGCGGCGGCTGGAGCGGGTTGTCGAGCAGGTGCTGAACCGGACGGAAAGCGCGGCGAAGAAGGCGCAGTGA
- a CDS encoding ATP-binding protein, whose amino-acid sequence MHNANDIVYLLLAFIIITFSSYTMFSMIEHLKQSHPKGKRYWLFGGAAVFGLGNWAMHFVAMLASDYMINVRWPSFPAMLMPAIGAYLSFLVLRSRRSSPIRIPASALLICLGSLLEHYFTVLVNPINAAQLHCVPAVLSALIIFLGAAVTIYLFERKSRSFKLLCSCLLGASALGMHLMAMKALIVEYTDVLTADRLNQSVMIMALLLGIAALLILAFSLTAWFADRRYNQMDERYKLLVENSLDMIALIKGGKWEYVNRAGMRMFEVDPANPLAGQSIYPFLHPKHHEDIRKLLNDTGNEKACPEDATGLLELDWYTATGKQLHTELILTKSFFSGKQVFQAIIRDISERKKNEELLINSEKLYVAGQLAAGIAHEIRNPLTSLKGFLQLMSSGRQLGKNYHDIMKSELTRIETIVSELLMLSKPQIYELNYMDVRVIMADTITLLESQAALLGIEIQADLGKSPLWIYGVETQIKQVFINVLKNAVEAMVEGGSIAITLQPINEEIVISIVDCGPGIDEEQLSKMGQPFYTTKEKGTGLGLMVSYKIVDNHNGKINVESELGKGTSFQIILPHAKAGAEG is encoded by the coding sequence ATGCATAATGCCAATGATATTGTGTATCTGCTCCTCGCTTTTATTATTATCACCTTTTCATCCTATACGATGTTCAGCATGATCGAGCATTTGAAACAAAGCCATCCGAAAGGCAAACGCTACTGGCTGTTCGGGGGGGCTGCGGTATTCGGGCTTGGCAACTGGGCGATGCATTTTGTTGCGATGCTGGCTTCGGATTATATGATTAATGTCCGCTGGCCGTCCTTTCCCGCAATGTTAATGCCCGCTATCGGGGCATACCTTTCCTTCCTGGTGCTGAGAAGCCGAAGGAGCTCGCCCATCCGCATCCCCGCTTCGGCGCTGCTGATCTGCTTGGGTTCGCTGCTGGAGCACTATTTTACCGTATTGGTCAATCCGATTAACGCTGCTCAGCTCCACTGCGTTCCTGCCGTTTTGTCGGCGCTGATTATTTTTCTCGGTGCGGCGGTTACAATATATTTATTCGAGCGCAAATCGCGCTCATTCAAGCTGCTCTGCAGCTGCTTGCTCGGCGCATCGGCGCTCGGCATGCACCTGATGGCAATGAAAGCGTTAATCGTCGAATATACCGATGTGCTGACCGCCGACCGGCTGAACCAATCGGTCATGATTATGGCGCTGCTGCTCGGCATCGCCGCGCTGCTTATACTGGCGTTCAGCCTGACGGCATGGTTCGCGGACCGGCGGTACAACCAGATGGACGAGCGGTACAAGCTGCTGGTTGAAAATTCTCTCGATATGATCGCGCTCATTAAAGGCGGCAAATGGGAGTATGTGAACCGGGCCGGCATGCGGATGTTCGAGGTCGATCCCGCCAACCCGCTTGCCGGCCAATCCATCTATCCGTTTCTTCATCCGAAGCATCACGAAGATATTCGTAAGCTATTGAATGACACCGGCAATGAGAAAGCGTGCCCGGAGGATGCGACCGGTTTGTTGGAGCTTGACTGGTACACGGCGACAGGCAAGCAGCTCCATACGGAACTGATCCTGACCAAGTCCTTCTTCTCCGGCAAACAGGTGTTTCAAGCGATTATCCGCGATATTTCCGAGCGAAAGAAGAACGAGGAGCTGCTGATCAACTCCGAGAAACTGTATGTGGCAGGCCAGCTGGCGGCGGGAATCGCCCACGAAATCCGCAATCCGCTTACGTCGCTGAAGGGCTTCCTGCAGCTCATGTCTTCAGGGCGTCAGCTCGGAAAAAACTACCATGACATCATGAAGTCCGAACTGACCCGCATCGAGACGATCGTGAGCGAGCTGCTGATGCTGTCCAAGCCGCAAATTTATGAGCTCAATTATATGGACGTCCGGGTCATTATGGCCGATACGATTACGCTGCTGGAATCGCAGGCCGCGCTGCTTGGCATTGAGATTCAGGCGGACCTCGGCAAATCGCCGCTGTGGATATACGGGGTAGAGACGCAGATTAAGCAGGTTTTTATCAATGTATTGAAAAATGCGGTTGAAGCGATGGTCGAGGGCGGTTCGATTGCCATCACGCTGCAGCCGATAAACGAAGAGATTGTCATCTCCATCGTGGACTGCGGGCCGGGCATCGACGAGGAGCAGCTGTCGAAGATGGGCCAGCCCTTTTATACAACGAAGGAAAAAGGAACGGGGCTCGGTCTGATGGTTTCCTATAAAATCGTCGATAACCACAACGGCAAAATAAACGTGGAAAGCGAGCTCGGCAAGGGCACGTCCTTTCAAATTATTTTGCCTCATGCGAAAGCGGGAGCAGAAGGTTGA
- the mscL gene encoding large-conductance mechanosensitive channel protein MscL → MKWIKEFKEFAMRGNVIDLAVGVIIGGAFGKITTSLVNDIIMPPIGLLLGGSNFKDLYLYLGWNNPYASLAEAKDNSAPIITYGQFISTVLDFIIVAFCIFLIVKGTNTLRRFRQDDQPASEKPKDKECPYCLSKVPVKATRCAFCTSHLEPEQKSGMMTDTDGTVKG, encoded by the coding sequence ATGAAATGGATTAAGGAATTTAAAGAATTTGCAATGCGCGGCAACGTGATCGATCTGGCCGTCGGGGTTATCATCGGGGGAGCGTTCGGCAAAATTACGACATCGCTCGTCAACGACATCATTATGCCTCCGATCGGCTTGCTGCTGGGGGGAAGCAATTTTAAAGATTTGTACCTGTACCTCGGCTGGAACAACCCTTACGCTTCCTTGGCCGAAGCAAAGGATAATTCAGCTCCGATCATTACGTACGGGCAGTTCATCAGCACCGTGCTCGACTTTATTATCGTGGCGTTCTGCATCTTCCTCATTGTAAAAGGAACGAACACGCTGCGGCGCTTCCGGCAGGACGATCAGCCCGCTTCGGAGAAGCCGAAGGATAAGGAATGCCCGTACTGCCTATCCAAAGTTCCGGTTAAAGCGACGCGCTGCGCCTTCTGTACCTCCCATCTGGAGCCCGAACAGAAAAGCGGGATGATGACCGATACCGACGGGACCGTGAAAGGATAA
- a CDS encoding NUDIX hydrolase produces the protein MGTEFFDIYDEEWKPAGIASRADVHAHGWRHMTFHCWVTRREGGRHYVWFQLRQSSKDTFPDCFDITAAGHLAAGETVRDALRELKEELGIDAAFESLLPLGSHDEVTAGTAGGVPFIDHERSHEFALPVDVPLSSLKLQHEEVAGVYEAELAAVIDLFEGRRSEIIARGVESTASGELLPAKRTVTADRFVPRDGGYYAELFRTIRRLT, from the coding sequence ATGGGCACCGAGTTCTTCGATATTTACGATGAAGAGTGGAAGCCGGCCGGCATCGCCAGCCGGGCGGATGTGCACGCGCACGGCTGGCGCCATATGACGTTTCACTGCTGGGTGACGCGGCGCGAAGGCGGCCGCCATTATGTATGGTTTCAGCTGCGTCAGAGCAGCAAAGATACATTCCCGGACTGCTTCGACATTACCGCGGCGGGCCATCTGGCTGCCGGGGAAACCGTTCGGGACGCGCTGCGGGAGCTCAAAGAAGAGCTCGGCATTGACGCAGCGTTCGAATCGCTGCTTCCGCTCGGCTCCCACGACGAGGTAACGGCCGGCACTGCCGGCGGCGTCCCGTTCATCGATCATGAGCGCAGCCATGAGTTCGCGCTTCCCGTCGATGTGCCGCTGTCCTCGCTCAAGCTGCAGCATGAAGAAGTGGCCGGCGTATATGAAGCGGAGCTTGCGGCTGTAATCGACCTGTTTGAAGGCAGACGGAGCGAAATTATCGCGCGGGGAGTCGAATCCACCGCCTCCGGAGAGCTGCTCCCTGCCAAGCGGACGGTTACGGCGGACCGCTTCGTGCCGCGCGACGGCGGCTATTACGCCGAGCTGTTCCGGACGATCCGGCGGCTCACCTGA
- a CDS encoding universal stress protein translates to MPYTKILVGYDGSEQSVRALRSALELASYCKSLIEVVHVYNITPIVIGDTVAGMPSAVQESTKLQAETVAAEARTIIASSTDTPIDVSIVEGDPGKTIVKTARERGSDLIVVGSHGKNGIKELFMGSVSHYVGQHAPMPVLIVK, encoded by the coding sequence ATGCCCTACACAAAAATTTTGGTCGGTTATGACGGCTCGGAGCAGTCGGTGCGGGCGCTGCGTTCGGCTCTGGAGCTGGCTTCTTACTGCAAATCGCTGATCGAAGTCGTTCATGTTTATAATATTACCCCGATCGTGATCGGTGATACGGTGGCGGGAATGCCATCGGCTGTGCAGGAATCGACCAAGCTGCAGGCGGAGACGGTTGCGGCGGAAGCCCGCACCATAATCGCATCCAGCACCGACACGCCGATTGATGTGTCCATTGTTGAAGGCGATCCCGGCAAAACGATTGTGAAGACCGCGCGCGAACGCGGGTCGGACCTGATTGTGGTCGGCAGCCACGGCAAAAACGGGATCAAGGAGCTGTTTATGGGCAGCGTCAGCCATTATGTGGGACAGCATGCTCCGATGCCGGTACTGATCGTGAAATAG
- a CDS encoding sensor histidine kinase — protein MAFFKVFFNNICLLIALAYLFNLGYKTMFSRLSDTAKEYAAIVMFIAAGWLTMLFGLRLSDNALFDLRFIPLIMAVLVFNSAPTIFVIGLGIGLGRLFFGVGEAAWAGVANMAILGLAGALLHVVLKKSKLRFLWQAGASIAVINTLNCLNISLLGVIPFRYYWEHIAGLTLLPALVLSAFFVYMIRDFHKEQLRFGEMRNMNLILRRQTKALREAKRELEEKARQLMLASRYKSEFLANMSHELKTPLNSILLISQLIRENEEREYGEEDVRHAGIIYTAGHELLHLIEDILDLSKVEAGKMDVNPEPTSPHELVHTIQCQFMPVAERSGVQFKVAVDSDVPHTIETDALRASQIVRNLLTNAFKFTEQGSVELSVFADKRKEKGALPAHSQRGKGRGWGQFRFQRNERPVVNIQPVTAAEPEWVGFSVKDTGIGIDKEKQSLIFEAFQQEDGAVTRKYGGTGLGLSISLQLSRLLGGKLELKSEKGKGSVFTLRLPVKYSAPVPQLTDQNGPHHQKEPDHAG, from the coding sequence ATGGCATTTTTCAAAGTGTTCTTCAACAATATCTGTTTGCTGATTGCGCTCGCCTATCTGTTTAATCTCGGGTACAAAACAATGTTCAGCCGCTTGAGCGACACTGCCAAAGAATATGCCGCCATCGTCATGTTCATTGCCGCCGGCTGGCTCACGATGCTGTTCGGGCTGCGTTTGTCAGACAACGCGCTGTTTGACTTGCGTTTCATCCCGCTCATTATGGCGGTGCTCGTATTTAACAGCGCCCCTACCATATTTGTTATCGGGCTCGGCATCGGGCTCGGAAGGTTGTTTTTTGGAGTGGGCGAAGCCGCGTGGGCGGGAGTGGCTAACATGGCGATACTGGGACTGGCAGGAGCGCTGCTGCACGTTGTGCTTAAAAAATCGAAATTGCGGTTTTTATGGCAGGCCGGGGCCAGCATCGCCGTGATCAACACGCTCAACTGTCTCAATATTTCGCTGCTGGGCGTCATCCCGTTTCGTTATTACTGGGAGCATATCGCAGGATTGACGCTGCTGCCGGCACTTGTGTTAAGTGCATTCTTTGTTTATATGATCCGGGATTTTCATAAGGAGCAGCTGCGCTTCGGAGAGATGAGAAATATGAATCTTATCTTGCGGCGCCAAACGAAAGCGCTGCGGGAAGCGAAGCGGGAGCTGGAAGAGAAGGCCCGGCAGCTGATGCTGGCTTCCCGCTACAAATCCGAATTTCTGGCCAACATGTCTCACGAGCTGAAGACGCCGCTTAACAGCATCCTGCTCATCTCGCAGCTCATCCGCGAGAACGAGGAGCGGGAATACGGCGAAGAAGATGTACGGCATGCCGGCATTATTTATACAGCCGGTCATGAACTGCTGCATTTGATCGAGGACATCCTCGATTTGTCGAAAGTGGAGGCGGGGAAAATGGATGTCAATCCGGAGCCGACCTCTCCCCATGAGCTGGTGCACACGATCCAATGCCAGTTCATGCCCGTCGCGGAGCGGAGCGGCGTTCAGTTCAAGGTGGCGGTCGATTCCGACGTTCCGCATACGATCGAGACGGACGCGCTGCGCGCCAGCCAAATTGTCCGCAATCTGCTCACGAACGCGTTCAAATTCACCGAGCAGGGCAGCGTCGAACTGTCGGTATTCGCCGATAAGCGGAAAGAAAAGGGGGCGCTGCCGGCGCATTCCCAGCGCGGCAAAGGACGGGGCTGGGGGCAGTTTCGCTTCCAACGAAATGAACGCCCTGTCGTAAACATCCAGCCGGTGACGGCTGCGGAACCGGAGTGGGTCGGCTTTTCGGTCAAGGATACCGGGATCGGCATCGACAAAGAGAAGCAGAGCCTCATCTTCGAAGCGTTTCAGCAGGAAGACGGCGCCGTCACCCGGAAATACGGCGGAACGGGCCTGGGCTTGTCCATCAGCCTGCAGCTTTCCAGACTGCTCGGCGGAAAGCTTGAGCTCAAGAGTGAAAAAGGAAAGGGCAGCGTCTTCACGCTGCGTCTGCCCGTGAAATACAGCGCGCCCGTCCCGCAGCTGACGGACCAAAACGGGCCGCATCATCAAAAAGAACCGGATCACGCCGGCTGA
- a CDS encoding serine/threonine protein kinase: MAGIGTWIRNVRQTWLDYPLREGKTIAERYRIERFLGMGSYGQAYAARDSGGRQVMLKLNKPSKGRFGIHLLRREDEIMCRLLLPGIPQRLDYFRCGRREALVTELVQGNDLERLIMDKGEVFGQREALVVLRQLMQTLSGLHEAGYVHRDVRLPNVMMGAAGITLIDFGLACPIGEERADDPAAKQDKPEDAGGSLKQRMRRPYPASDLHGSGHLLLFLLYSGYKPPEDAPSRSWEEELELFPEIARVIRKLLTEDESGYRSAAECAVELDRLLEELPPDQAAGSDNYVLSSVMTSSS, encoded by the coding sequence ATGGCTGGAATCGGGACATGGATACGGAATGTGAGGCAAACGTGGCTGGATTACCCTCTTCGGGAAGGAAAAACGATTGCGGAACGTTACCGGATTGAGCGCTTTCTGGGGATGGGCAGCTATGGACAGGCGTATGCCGCCCGCGACAGCGGCGGCCGGCAAGTGATGCTCAAGCTTAACAAGCCGAGTAAGGGCCGGTTCGGCATTCATCTGCTGCGGCGAGAGGATGAAATCATGTGCAGGCTCCTTCTGCCAGGCATTCCGCAGCGGCTCGATTATTTTCGTTGTGGACGGCGGGAAGCGCTCGTGACAGAGCTCGTGCAGGGCAACGATCTGGAGCGGCTGATCATGGACAAGGGAGAAGTATTCGGACAGCGGGAGGCGCTGGTTGTGCTGCGGCAGTTGATGCAGACGCTGAGCGGCTTGCATGAAGCCGGGTATGTACACCGGGACGTCCGGCTTCCTAACGTTATGATGGGGGCGGCGGGAATTACGTTAATTGATTTCGGGTTGGCTTGTCCGATCGGGGAGGAACGTGCGGACGACCCGGCCGCTAAGCAGGACAAGCCGGAAGATGCCGGGGGCTCGCTCAAGCAACGGATGCGAAGACCTTATCCGGCGAGCGATCTGCACGGGTCCGGACATTTGCTGCTGTTTCTTCTCTACTCCGGCTATAAGCCGCCAGAGGACGCTCCTTCCCGCAGCTGGGAGGAGGAGCTTGAGCTGTTTCCGGAGATCGCTCGGGTGATCCGGAAGCTGCTCACCGAAGATGAATCGGGGTACCGGAGCGCTGCCGAATGCGCCGTGGAGCTTGATCGACTGCTTGAAGAGCTTCCGCCGGATCAGGCTGCCGGCAGCGACAACTACGTACTGAGCAGCGTAATGACCAGCAGCTCGTAA
- a CDS encoding DeoR/GlpR family DNA-binding transcription regulator gives MLTGTRRHEIMKLLELKRQVTIIELAEKFNVSQMTIRRDLDLLQSEGKVQRSHGGAIKVKRFMGANYDQRANEHKAEKMAIAREAVKHIQDGMSVILDAGTTVAAMVEELERFKGLKIITRDLHTALLLSNEDRFGTFDVYCTGGRLSKWAYSLDGIYAEKMLSSLTVDVAFLTCEAVSHAKGAMAWSPMLVGARQTAMNAAAKSVLLVDAAKFSYNSLAIFASLDSFDEIITDNRLDEYEAGIYIEEGYPLNVVSVS, from the coding sequence ATGCTTACGGGGACGCGACGTCATGAAATAATGAAGCTGCTCGAACTGAAGCGCCAAGTTACGATTATTGAACTTGCGGAGAAGTTCAACGTATCGCAAATGACAATACGCCGCGATTTGGATCTGCTCCAATCCGAAGGCAAAGTCCAGCGCTCCCATGGCGGCGCGATCAAGGTCAAACGATTTATGGGCGCCAACTACGATCAGCGCGCGAATGAGCATAAAGCGGAGAAGATGGCAATCGCCAGAGAGGCGGTCAAGCATATCCAGGACGGGATGAGCGTCATTCTGGACGCCGGCACGACGGTCGCGGCCATGGTGGAGGAGCTCGAGAGGTTCAAGGGGCTGAAAATCATTACCCGCGATCTGCATACCGCGCTGCTGCTCTCGAACGAAGACCGCTTCGGCACCTTCGATGTCTACTGCACGGGGGGCAGGCTGAGCAAGTGGGCGTACAGTCTCGACGGCATTTATGCGGAGAAAATGCTTAGTTCGTTGACGGTTGACGTGGCGTTTCTGACATGCGAGGCCGTATCCCATGCCAAAGGCGCCATGGCCTGGTCGCCGATGCTCGTCGGCGCGCGCCAGACCGCCATGAACGCGGCCGCCAAAAGCGTCCTGCTTGTCGATGCCGCCAAATTCAGCTACAACTCGCTCGCGATCTTCGCCAGCCTCGATTCGTTCGACGAGATCATTACGGACAACCGGCTCGACGAATACGAAGCCGGCATTTATATCGAAGAAGGCTATCCGTTAAACGTTGTGTCCGTCTCTTGA
- a CDS encoding creatininase family protein, translating into MGFRYTGNAYDRRFLPRLTTKEIEAMPKDEVLIVLPVGAIEQHGPHMPVYTDTLLGEALMAQAFEHLPEEAPIWLLPSVNYGKSTEHAAYPGTITLSAQTLMMVLQDIAASLARSGFKKLLLFNTHGGNADLLGMMAREIRIATGLAVYRLDPGSVRYSDSFTDDDEKASGIHAGDVETSLVMAVCPDWVHPELALREMPQFPQSPSFSFRSKSFAWIMSDISRSGIAGDATKANPERGKEMLEKAGPLLAEALMEIAAFDMRSLQQ; encoded by the coding sequence ATGGGATTCAGATATACCGGGAATGCCTACGATCGCCGCTTTCTGCCCCGGTTGACGACGAAAGAAATTGAAGCGATGCCGAAAGATGAAGTCTTAATCGTTCTGCCTGTCGGCGCCATCGAACAGCACGGGCCCCATATGCCCGTCTACACGGATACGCTGCTTGGAGAAGCGTTGATGGCACAGGCGTTCGAACACCTTCCCGAAGAAGCTCCGATCTGGCTGCTTCCCTCCGTCAATTATGGCAAAAGCACCGAACACGCGGCGTATCCCGGAACGATCACGCTGTCGGCCCAGACGCTCATGATGGTCCTGCAGGATATCGCCGCCTCTCTCGCTCGCAGCGGATTCAAGAAGCTGCTGCTCTTCAACACCCACGGCGGCAACGCCGATCTTCTCGGCATGATGGCCAGAGAAATCCGCATCGCGACCGGCCTTGCCGTCTACCGGCTTGACCCGGGCTCGGTCCGCTACAGCGATTCATTCACGGACGATGACGAGAAAGCAAGCGGCATTCATGCCGGAGACGTGGAAACGTCCCTGGTGATGGCCGTCTGTCCGGACTGGGTCCACCCCGAATTGGCGCTGCGCGAGATGCCGCAATTTCCTCAGTCGCCCTCGTTCTCTTTCCGCTCCAAATCGTTCGCCTGGATCATGAGCGACATCTCCCGCAGCGGGATCGCCGGCGACGCAACGAAAGCAAACCCTGAAAGAGGCAAGGAGATGCTCGAAAAAGCAGGCCCGCTGCTTGCCGAAGCGTTAATGGAAATCGCGGCGTTCGATATGAGATCGCTGCAACAATAA
- a CDS encoding ABC transporter ATP-binding protein: protein MEAAMSTKEWVRMERLSKVYPNGTVAVQDVNLSIREGEFLSFVGPSGCGKSTIFKMITGLSEPTGGSLEVMGTSPKQARKQSDTAFVFQDHTLLPWSSVIDNVALPLALRGISRKERRQEAERVLELVGLKDHTKSMPRQLSGGMKMRASIARALVSKPKLLLMDEPFGALDEITRQTLQLELLDLWHRDREMTILFVTHNVFEAVFLSTRIAVMTPRPGKVAAMIDVPVPFPRDETFRTTPEFGQIVRSVSEALKH, encoded by the coding sequence ATGGAAGCAGCTATGAGCACAAAAGAATGGGTGCGGATGGAGAGGCTGTCCAAGGTGTACCCGAACGGAACCGTCGCCGTCCAGGATGTCAACCTCTCGATTCGCGAAGGCGAATTTCTCTCTTTCGTCGGCCCGTCGGGCTGCGGGAAATCGACGATCTTCAAGATGATTACCGGTCTCTCCGAACCGACGGGAGGATCGCTCGAGGTTATGGGCACTTCTCCCAAGCAGGCCCGCAAGCAAAGCGACACGGCGTTCGTCTTCCAGGATCATACGCTTCTGCCGTGGAGCTCCGTCATCGATAATGTGGCGCTCCCCTTGGCGCTTCGCGGAATCTCGCGCAAGGAGCGCAGGCAAGAGGCGGAACGCGTGTTGGAACTGGTCGGATTGAAGGATCATACGAAGTCGATGCCGCGGCAGCTGTCAGGGGGCATGAAGATGCGGGCTTCGATCGCCCGGGCTCTCGTCTCGAAGCCGAAGCTGCTTCTAATGGACGAACCTTTCGGAGCGCTGGACGAAATTACCCGGCAGACGCTTCAGCTTGAGCTTCTCGATCTGTGGCACCGCGACAGAGAGATGACCATCTTGTTCGTCACGCATAACGTATTCGAGGCCGTGTTTCTTTCCACCCGGATCGCGGTCATGACGCCCCGGCCGGGAAAGGTGGCCGCGATGATCGACGTCCCGGTGCCTTTTCCCCGCGACGAAACGTTCCGCACCACACCGGAATTCGGGCAAATTGTCCGCTCCGTATCGGAAGCGCTGAAGCATTGA